The Dermacentor silvarum isolate Dsil-2018 chromosome 3, BIME_Dsil_1.4, whole genome shotgun sequence region AATGGTACATGGACCAAGGCATAAAACAAGGTGCGCACTTCATTTCCCGTTTTGCTCAGCACCAGTTCTGTCGTATAAGTTCCTTTGCACTGTTAGAAAACTGTCAGCCGTCTTGTTCCGTCCATAATGTGTCTTGTTTTCCATTAACCTACATAACGTCAATTACTTGAATATATCAAAGACCAACTAGCCCCTCTACCTGCTGTTCTGCCGATATTCAGTTATAAACTGTTTAGTCTGTTATGCCTTAGTGTTATGTTATTTCTTAGTGGTGAAATGTATGCCGACAACCACTCTTTTACTATCCACCCATCAGGTTCTTTCACAAAACCACACCTCTACTATGTACACCTTTTGTTCAGTGTGCTACAGTGGCAGCAAAGATCACACTACTGAAGTGGGGAACTATTGCAAACATAGCACCACACACTGAGCAAGTGCCCATTATTTAATGAGCATTTTTGATTATTTACCACCACTCACCTGGCATTTCCTAACATGCACCCAGAACCTACTTTGGCAAGTTTTAAAAACTACAAAATGACACAGAAAGTGCTTGCCTGTCATTTGACTGGAGTAATAATGCATCAAGTTGCCAGGGCTCCACAGGGCTATTTTGCTCTTTCCTGTGAGTGCAGGGATTTCATTTTGTTCAGACTTCCAAGGCTCACTCGATGACTTTTGTGATTAAAAGAAAGGCTTGCAAGTTGTTGGCAATTGCCAAGTCTTTTTAATAACATTTGGAAGTTCTTTTCGTGCTATTCATGCTAGGAGTATAGTTTTATTTTTATGCACTCTGGCAGTGGGCTAATGGCAATAAGTCTTAATGTATGCCAGTTAGCTGTGATGCAGAAGTTTTAGAACTAGACAGTGTCAGTCATGTTGATTTCTCCATCTACATCTTGGCCATGCTATTAAATGAGAGCTtatctaatttttttcttttgattaaCAAATTTTGGGTGGATGCTTGTTCGTCATTTCACTGTACTTAATCATCTTGCATCGTTTTTGTTAGAAATAAAATGGCTAGCAACTTGTAGGGCAGTACAAACAACATTTGTGGGATAAGTGGTTGAATAcaaagcctacatgcaagcagcACAACATAATAAAATGGGGATGTGCCATAGTGTATCATTCTAGCTCTCTCTGGTGTTTGTTCCTTGTACTAAATGAAGCCAGCAAAGTTTCAATGCAAGATGCTTTTATGATATCCCAAGCATCAGGAAAACCAGAGTTGTATTCTGTAGAAGCAGCTGATTCAGTAAAGCTTTCAAAACAATATTtactaaaatttaaaaaaatgcttcAATATACTGCACACACAACAGTTTATCATGGTACACTTCTCACTGTGTTACACACACATTGCAAGAAACGTCAGTAGTTGGCACAAATTGACAAGGGAAACAGACAGAAAAAGCTTGTTCTTGACCTAGTTGGTGTTATTAAAGGATATGCTTAGTGATAGAAAGATGAACCAGAAACCGGAACAATAATGACAACACGTTAACAAGATGACATGCGCAGAACGCAACATTGAAATGACATGGCGTGCGAAAGGTACAATCAATGGCTAATGGGACAGCCAGTTGTCGAAAAAGATTATTTCAGAATTGTACAGCATAATGATGTTTCAATGACGCAGCTCGACTTCCACTACAAAGTACGATTCCTCAATCACCTTTTCGGTGCAAATGAGGCGATATGAGCATTCTGCGTCAGTCACCTCGTCTATATATTTCCGCATTTGTGCATAGAATAAACTAGTTGGATGGTAACGCCTGTGTCGTAATTTTTGTTCCCGTTTATGGCTCGTCCTTTTAGAAGTAATAATGTCCTTTAGATTTGTTTGCTGTCATTTAGAAAAAAGCCCTCGACTTCACTGACTTTCGCATTCGCAGCCTCTAAAAATCAGCTTGACAAAGCTGCTTTTTAGCGGCTTTTACTCCCATGCACCTCAAACATGTTGTATGTAAACATGTtggaaataaattcaattcacATAATTACTATGACAGCAGTCATGAGCCCTCAATTCCTCAATACATTTAGACTCCCACATTATGACGATCACAGGGAGccctaatcatgagaaggaaacttccagaagaataaaaatgggttggagttcatacaggaggcattaccaaatcgtcattgggagcttaccacggtcgttgaaaacaaaaaacaaaaacaattcattctattggtgctaacatatggggcagaaatttagaggttaacaaagacgctcgagaacaagttaaagaccatgcaaagagtgatggaacgaaaaatgttaggcataacgttaagcgacaggaagagagcggtgtggatcagagagcaaatggggatagccgatattctagttgactttaagaggagaaaatggtgctgggcaggccatgtaatgcataggggagataatcggtggaccattagagttatagaatgggtgtcaagggaagggaagtagagccgaggacggcagtaaattgggtggggtgacgaaattaggaaatttgcaggtgcaagttggaacggATAGCGCAAGACGGGTTACTGGAGAACACTGGgggaggtcttcgtcctgcagtggacataaaaataggctgatgatgatgactgcgaTGATAAGAATCCTATAGTACTCTTGGAAAACTCTAGTGCCAAACGAAGAACTCCTGAAAACCAAGAGGCTCCCCCACAATCTGAAGAAGCACGCTGTAGAAGAGCCACATTGCCATTTCTCATttgcaagcagacatttaaggcATGCTCGCTTAGTTAGCCCTCCGCAAAGTGGCCTTTACGTGGTTTTCTTTTACTCGACCCATTTGTTTCACAAACCCGCGACTTATCACCTTGCATAACGACGTGAATACCAGTGGAGAGAGTGTTGCAATGCACATGCACTAAAGTTGCAGGCATTGTCTCAACCAGCACTATTATATGGCACATTAGATGACCTCGGCAGATAATTGATGGAGTTTGTTAACGTCAAATGCAAGTCCAACCTTTAACGAATTATAGGTTATAGCtaagtaaataaaataatttcTTGCCGATTATGCCACGTAATGAGTTAATAAACAGATATcagatataacgaaggtattctGTTGGATGCAACTTTGTTGTAATGTTTAATGGTGTTATTTGCGTACTTGTGCAAATCGGCAGCAGTATAAAATCACAGGAATGTTGATACAATTCCAGGTAAACTTGCTCCGATATCTTTCCTTTTTATGTTAGTAGTACTAGTTATTGTATTTACAGAAAAGGACAAAGGGGGGTTGTGGTTGGAGGGAAAAGGAAGACAATCGGTATCGTAACTGCCTCACTTTCCTGTGGACACCTGAACTCTCTTGAGGTCTTGGGGAAAGAAAAAGCTGTGCTGTGCATGAACAAAAGTATGATGGATGAACATGTCCAGCTCATAACTGCTGTTTGTGATAAAAGTGTTGGAAACAATTGACTTTCTCCGAGTAATAACTAATATTCAAAGACGTGCTACAGGCAATGCAGTGAGCAGCAGGGTGTGCACCAACAAATTAGGTGTATTATGTGTAACTCGCATCAGGTTACAAGTAAAAACACAGAAAAACTTGTTATTCAAGTTACTATGAAGCAAGTCCCACAATAGTCAGTGCCTGCTAGTCTCGTTTTACTTCTGTATGCAAAAATAGAAAGCCTAGTTTTAGGATTCACCTTTCTGTTTAACTGGGGACTTGTCACCATTTGTCACTTAGGGTGCTATTAGAAGCAATACAACACCATAAGTGGCGCAGAGCAAGAGCAGTGCCATCAGTTTACATACAATTgcactaccaaaaaaaaaaataataataataacagaagACTTGTATTTTTGCACACAAATTTCCATGCCTGATTGCCCATACTTGCTACCTACAGGTTTAGAAAGGCTGCCCACAATGATTTCCCACTACTGAAATTCTTCACGCTTTTATtgacattgaaaaaataaataaaaacaaaataatatatAAAACCACTGATATGGCATTGAATGCTAGAAGTAAAGCCTAGCACCTAAGATGACTAGCTCACGCATGCTAAGAAGGTGTGGTGGCATACATGTAACACAAGCAACACAACTGACTGAAATATTCCAGAGGTATTTCTTGGCTTTGCCAAACGAACAATTTGAGTTTAAGTGGGAGGTCTCCTAACTTGTTATGTACACAAATTCACAaaagaaaaagttgagaaaagcagcAAAAACTGATGCCGCACGGAAAGTCACTCGGGCATCAGCACAGCAGAAGAAATAAGTAATGCTGCTATGCCATTGTGCTAGCCATACATCATCGACCTACgtcaacatatatcatcatcctGTGGTCATTCTTATATACTATCATTTTGCGTGAGCAAACCCACATGCCAAAATAGTTGTGTAAAAGTGTCAAGTGCAATAAGGCATGTATGGGCTGCTGCAAAGTTTCAGTGGAGTTGCCACCGTGACCGTCCCTAGTTTCAGCCCATGAATAGTGCCACCATATTTCATTGCACATACAGCCAGGTCCATATGAATTGGTAGCATAGAAGCTTTTGGCAGCATAGAAGACCAGCATTCATGTCAACATCACAAACCAACCAGCCCAAGTTAAGCTAGTTCTACTCAATGTGAGCTGGGTCTCCTTACATTGTGCTACGTATAGAATGTACAGCCTTGCAGCGACATTGAAAAATTTGCTGCTTTCCAGACGACTTACATACTCTTAAGAAAGTGCAACTTCCTCCAGACAGTGGAAAAGGCAGACCGCACAAAAATCAAAGGGCCTTTGGTCATATGAAGACTAATCAAATCATGCAATAAGCAGTACTAAAATCTGGCCCAGATGGTCTGCAAGTGTCTCCAGTTGATGAAAACaaaacatcaacaacaacaacaacaaaaaaaacattttcaggGTTCTTTACGGGATGAAAAATCTCTCAAAGATCGATGAGCAGATCTAAGCCACGCTCTTTCTCCTCTTTTCGCTTCCGCTCCTCTATGAGTTTTCGAAATCGCATCCCGTGCCGTCGATGAAGCTCGGCAAATGTGTATTTTGTCGATGACCGTGACGACACTGGGGTGTTAGCTGGGACACCGCTGCTGCGCTTGACCGCTTCACTACTGTCATTGCCAGTACACCCGTCCTCCTTCCAGCGGTCAAAAGGGTTGAAACGCGCTGCACGGCCTGATGGAGTATCTCGCACACACAGGCAGCTGTCAGAGCGGTTTCCAGGCAGCTGTCCTCCGATGAGCAGGGGCACAGTGTTGCCACATTTGGCAAGGCGCTCGGCCTCTGCTACTTGGCTGAGTTGACGCTGCAGTTCAGCAACCATGAGCTTCATGTAATCGTAAGACGCACATGCCAATGCTTTCATCCAAGCCTCCATTGACTCCTGTGTGTCGGCTGACAGCATGTACATCCGGTTGCCGGAGCCATGAAACACAACCTGCCACCCCCAGGGAAGAAACAACAGCTTTTAAAACTGCAATGAACACATCTGCCACTTATTTTTCAACCCTGCAGAGAAGACCACAACAGCTTCAATATCAGTCCTAAACATAGTGCTGCAAATGCAGATGGAGCTCCAAAGTGACACTTAAATCAATGAAAACCACTCGCGGATATATGAAACTTGATTGCCTTCCTCCAAAATGTTAGTTAGATAACGGAAGGAAAAATAGCACCTAAAGGTAGCATAGACCTAAAAAGAGAACCCATTTGAGTTCCTCAAAAGGAACACCTCTCAATCAAAGAAAAATTCACCCTGCCCAGAGTATTGAACGTGACACAATTAGGGTTGCCAACTCTCTAGCGGACACAGTCAGAACAGCGGGGCTGGCCAGTGCCAGGGACCGCCAGTTTGTACGTGGAAGCAAATATTTTAATGCAATTATCATTTTTTGcaaacttcacccagtttgcagTATGCCTGTATATTTGTCCTCAGctaacctctttcatgccaacttgggtcactgggtatccaTGGTCTAATGATTATAGCATGGAGCTCCTGTGCTGAGAGAACAGAGTTTGAAACCAACAGTCGGGCAAACTTGGATCAGTAGGTACGGGACAAtgggtgtgtgccgcttttcaCTGAACCTCTTTGTCGTCAACTTGGGTGAttgggtgtgtgccactcttcaacaaACCTTTTTCACACCAACCTGGGTCACCGGGTATttgccactgagtatgtgcagtgagagagaaaaaaaagaatccATTATAGTTTCACCGGTGCTAGGCAGAATCAAACCTGTGACACGTATTTTCAGACAATCTTATTCAGACATGCCAGAAGTGGACTTCACAGCAGCACCACTAGATGGTGCAGTGTATCCAGAGGGAAGCACGAGAGTCGAGGGGCACACCTGCTGTACACGCCTTATACTTGATGTCGTTTGGCAGTGGCTATAAgtgcgtcgctacattgcttcactGTTAATCACATTAAAATCGACAGTCCTCTGGAGATGGTTTCTGCAGGAATATTTTTTTAGGCTAAAATAGGTACACATAGAGATGCTGCGAATGGTCAGGTCCTACAGCAGAACTAGAACCCTGACAAAAATGAGACCACTTTCACGTTTATGACAATACAACAAAAGAGAAGAATGTGCAACCAGGCCATCAGGCATTATAAAAAGaaaatttatagaaaaaaaaaaaagagtcaggaCATTTGGCCATATCAACAGGGTCAAGTCAGGACTTTTACTCAAAATTCAGGACTGTACTGCTAAATTTGGGATAGTTGGCAATCCTAGGCACAACTGTTTTTTTCCGAGGATGCTGCGCTGCCAAGTTAGCTGA contains the following coding sequences:
- the LOC119446729 gene encoding sesquipedalian-1 produces the protein MKINDKNLVSFALSSSPVDREGWLLKRGEVNRAYQRRWFLLKGNLLFYFEKKTDREPLGVVILEGCTVELAENEEMFAFKVVFHGSGNRMYMLSADTQESMEAWMKALACASYDYMKLMVAELQRQLSQVAEAERLAKCGNTVPLLIGGQLPGNRSDSCLCVRDTPSGRAARFNPFDRWKEDGCTGNDSSEAVKRSSGVPANTPVSSRSSTKYTFAELHRRHGMRFRKLIEERKRKEEKERGLDLLIDL